One region of Polaribacter pectinis genomic DNA includes:
- a CDS encoding DUF4251 domain-containing protein gives MRIAILSLLVVFMSCGTSKSTATASEINNLKQMVANKRIEASFDWARPLGINNVRGLENLIPPGSTINNINLSGNANFFRIKGDSIHMDLPYYGTQQLSTGYNSDGGVKFEGKIKKEESFYDANKGAYILKYSLDAKKENYGVTLTLYANNKSILDLNSSHRTNINYTGNWKELKETSK, from the coding sequence ATGAGAATAGCAATTTTATCTCTTTTAGTAGTTTTTATGAGTTGTGGAACTTCTAAAAGCACAGCAACAGCATCAGAAATTAATAATTTAAAGCAAATGGTAGCTAATAAAAGAATAGAAGCTTCTTTTGATTGGGCAAGACCTTTGGGAATTAATAATGTAAGAGGTTTAGAGAATTTAATACCACCAGGAAGCACTATAAATAATATAAACTTATCAGGTAATGCTAACTTTTTTAGAATTAAAGGAGATAGTATTCATATGGATTTACCTTATTATGGAACCCAGCAATTATCTACTGGCTATAATTCTGATGGGGGAGTTAAGTTTGAAGGAAAAATTAAGAAAGAAGAATCCTTTTACGATGCAAACAAAGGAGCTTATATTTTAAAATATTCTTTAGATGCTAAAAAAGAAAATTACGGAGTTACCCTAACACTGTATGCTAATAATAAAAGCATTTTAGACTTAAATAGCAGTCATAGAACTAATATAAATTATACTGGAAACTGGAAAGAATTAAAGGAAACTTCTAAATAA
- a CDS encoding pseudouridine synthase → MSVTVVFEDEYILCVSKPNNMLVHHAHHSRNVADETSLLQSIFEEKGIKVYPIHRLDRKTSGIILLAKEKEYVSKFQELFTAQEIQKTYYGIVRGHSPESKIIDSPVKGRDANVHKEAETHLKTLAKVTLEIPVKPYDSSRYSLVELLPKTGRMHQLRVHANKISHPLIGDPKYGDKNHNIMFEENFGCEKMFLHAGKLEFTHPFSAEKLVLKASFPKDWVTLFEEFSWENPLD, encoded by the coding sequence ATGAGTGTAACTGTAGTTTTTGAAGATGAATATATCTTATGCGTTAGTAAGCCAAATAATATGTTGGTACATCATGCACATCATTCTAGAAATGTTGCAGATGAAACTTCTCTTCTACAATCAATTTTTGAGGAAAAAGGTATAAAAGTATATCCTATTCATAGATTGGATAGAAAAACATCTGGAATTATCTTATTAGCAAAAGAAAAAGAATACGTTTCTAAATTTCAAGAATTATTTACTGCACAAGAGATTCAGAAAACCTATTATGGAATTGTACGTGGCCATTCTCCAGAATCTAAAATTATAGATTCACCAGTAAAAGGAAGAGATGCAAATGTGCATAAAGAAGCAGAAACGCATTTAAAAACGTTAGCAAAAGTTACGTTAGAAATTCCTGTAAAACCTTATGATTCTTCACGTTATAGTTTGGTAGAATTGTTACCAAAAACAGGAAGAATGCATCAATTAAGAGTGCATGCTAATAAAATTAGTCATCCTTTAATTGGCGATCCAAAATATGGAGATAAGAATCACAATATCATGTTCGAAGAAAATTTTGGTTGTGAAAAGATGTTTTTACATGCTGGAAAACTCGAATTTACTCATCCTTTTTCAGCTGAAAAACTAGTTTTAAAAGCTTCTTTTCCAAAAGACTGGGTTACTTTGTTTGAAGAGTTTTCTTGGGAAAATCCTTTAGATTAA
- a CDS encoding CPXCG motif-containing cysteine-rich protein has protein sequence MELEHFFQCPHCWEEISMILDASVRQQTYIEDCEVCCNPIEVRPAFEDGELVSFDSQSIEQ, from the coding sequence GTGGAATTAGAGCATTTTTTTCAATGTCCACATTGTTGGGAAGAAATTTCTATGATTTTAGATGCGAGCGTACGTCAACAAACTTATATAGAAGATTGTGAGGTTTGCTGTAATCCTATTGAAGTAAGACCTGCTTTTGAAGATGGAGAATTGGTTTCTTTCGATTCCCAATCTATAGAGCAGTAG
- a CDS encoding NADP-dependent oxidoreductase — protein sequence MNNKQIIFKKRPQGTPDSDTWQLENNPVPALEEGEILIEQHYISLDPAMRGWMNDTKSYIPPIAIDAVMRSGSIGKVIQNNGNPKFEIGDCVTSWGGVQQYAITNGDGWYKVDEKLAPMPMYLGTLGMPGMTAYFGIKEVGKIKEGDIVLVSGAAGAVGSIVGQIAKIKGCTVIGIAGGKEKCDYIKNELGFDDAIDYKSENIYSALKKKCPKGVDVYFDNVGGVILDAALSKLRMHARVVICGAISQYNKKAKIDGPSNYLSLLVTRSTMQGMVVMDYTKDFATAAKQMGEWLQQGKLKSREDVYEGIENFQETYNRLFSGDKNGKLVLKVIE from the coding sequence ATGAACAACAAACAGATCATCTTCAAAAAAAGACCACAAGGAACTCCAGATTCAGATACTTGGCAATTAGAAAACAATCCTGTTCCAGCCTTAGAAGAAGGAGAAATTTTAATTGAACAACATTATATTTCTTTAGACCCAGCAATGCGTGGTTGGATGAATGACACAAAATCTTACATTCCACCAATTGCAATAGATGCTGTCATGAGATCTGGTTCTATTGGTAAAGTAATTCAAAATAATGGAAACCCTAAATTCGAGATTGGAGACTGTGTTACAAGTTGGGGTGGTGTGCAGCAGTATGCAATTACTAATGGAGATGGTTGGTATAAAGTTGACGAAAAATTAGCGCCAATGCCAATGTATTTAGGTACTTTAGGTATGCCAGGTATGACAGCCTATTTCGGAATTAAAGAAGTTGGTAAAATTAAAGAAGGAGATATTGTGTTGGTTTCTGGTGCAGCAGGAGCAGTAGGTTCTATTGTTGGACAAATTGCCAAAATAAAAGGCTGTACTGTAATTGGTATTGCTGGTGGAAAAGAAAAGTGCGATTATATTAAAAACGAATTAGGTTTCGATGATGCAATCGACTATAAATCAGAAAATATTTATTCAGCACTAAAAAAGAAATGTCCTAAAGGAGTTGATGTTTATTTTGATAATGTTGGTGGTGTAATTTTAGATGCAGCTTTAAGCAAATTAAGAATGCATGCAAGAGTCGTTATTTGTGGTGCAATATCTCAATATAACAAAAAAGCTAAAATTGATGGACCAAGCAATTATTTATCGCTTTTAGTAACACGTTCTACCATGCAAGGAATGGTTGTTATGGATTATACCAAAGATTTTGCGACAGCCGCAAAACAAATGGGTGAGTGGTTGCAACAAGGAAAACTAAAGTCTAGAGAAGACGTCTATGAAGGAATTGAAAACTTCCAAGAAACCTACAACAGATTATTTTCTGGAGACAAAAACGGAAAATTAGTTCTAAAGGTAATAGAATAG
- a CDS encoding alpha-ketoacid dehydrogenase subunit alpha/beta: MSSKIEFNVNSISNETLFQLYKSMLKPRLIEEKMLILLRQGKISKWFSGIGQEAIAVGVTSVLEKDEYILPMHRNLGVFTTREIPLHRLFSQWQGKMNGFTKGRDRSFHFGTQEYNIVGMISHLGPQMGIADGIALANKLKNNNKICAVFTGEGGTSEGDFHEALNVASVWSLPVLFCVENNGYGLSTPSSEQFNCKNIADKGAGYGMESHIIDGNNILEVYSKVDEIAKSVRKNPRPVLIEFKTFRMRGHEEASGTKYVPQDLLDYWGAKDPLENYQAFLKSEGILTEEIEVSLKEEIIQEINEHLQLAYDEEKITPNLETELNDVYKNHQYKAILPATEKKNIRLIDAVSEGLRQSMEKYDDLVIMGQDVAEYGGVFKITDGFVEKFGKERVRNTPICESAIVSAAYGLSVNGMKAVVEMQFADFVSSGFNPIVNLLAKSHYRWNENADVVVRMPCGAGVGAGPFHSQTNEAWFTKTPGLKVVYPAFPQDAKGLLIEAINDPNPVLFFEHKALYRSVYQDVSENYFTTEIGKATLLKEGNEVTIISYGAGIHWALESLEKNAAISADLIDLRTLQPLDAETIYKSVKKTGRAIIVQEDSLFGGIASDISALITENCFEFLDAPVKRLASIETPIPFEPNLEKQYLAKNKLEKSILELIAY, from the coding sequence ATGTCATCAAAAATTGAATTTAATGTAAATTCTATCTCAAATGAAACGTTGTTTCAATTATATAAAAGCATGTTAAAACCTCGTTTAATCGAGGAAAAAATGCTAATTCTATTAAGACAAGGAAAAATTTCTAAATGGTTTTCTGGTATTGGACAAGAAGCAATTGCAGTTGGTGTAACTTCTGTATTAGAAAAAGACGAATATATTTTGCCAATGCATAGAAATCTTGGTGTTTTTACTACTAGAGAAATTCCTTTACATAGACTGTTTTCTCAATGGCAAGGAAAAATGAACGGCTTTACAAAAGGTAGAGATAGAAGTTTTCATTTTGGTACGCAAGAATACAATATTGTTGGAATGATTTCTCATTTAGGCCCACAAATGGGAATTGCAGACGGAATTGCATTAGCCAACAAGCTCAAAAATAACAATAAAATTTGCGCAGTTTTTACTGGAGAAGGAGGGACAAGTGAAGGTGATTTTCATGAAGCTTTAAATGTGGCTTCTGTTTGGAGTTTACCTGTTTTATTTTGTGTAGAAAATAATGGCTATGGTTTATCTACACCAAGTTCAGAGCAATTTAATTGTAAAAACATTGCAGATAAAGGAGCTGGTTACGGAATGGAAAGCCATATTATAGATGGCAATAATATTCTAGAAGTATACTCTAAAGTAGATGAAATTGCAAAAAGTGTTCGTAAAAACCCAAGACCTGTTTTAATTGAGTTTAAAACCTTTAGAATGCGTGGCCATGAAGAAGCTAGTGGCACAAAATATGTTCCACAAGATTTATTAGATTATTGGGGCGCAAAAGATCCTTTAGAAAATTATCAAGCATTTTTAAAGTCAGAAGGAATACTAACTGAAGAAATAGAAGTTTCTTTAAAAGAAGAAATTATACAAGAAATAAACGAGCATTTACAACTGGCTTATGATGAAGAGAAAATTACACCGAATTTAGAAACAGAATTGAATGATGTATACAAAAACCATCAATACAAAGCAATTTTACCAGCTACAGAAAAGAAGAATATTCGTTTAATTGATGCCGTTTCAGAAGGATTAAGACAATCCATGGAAAAATATGATGATTTGGTAATCATGGGACAAGATGTTGCTGAATATGGTGGTGTTTTTAAAATAACTGATGGTTTTGTAGAAAAGTTCGGAAAAGAACGTGTTAGAAATACACCAATTTGTGAATCTGCAATTGTTTCTGCAGCGTATGGTTTATCAGTAAACGGAATGAAAGCTGTTGTAGAAATGCAATTTGCAGATTTTGTTTCATCTGGTTTTAACCCGATTGTAAACTTATTAGCAAAATCTCATTATAGATGGAATGAAAATGCAGATGTTGTGGTACGAATGCCTTGTGGAGCAGGAGTTGGCGCAGGACCTTTTCATAGCCAAACAAATGAAGCTTGGTTTACAAAAACCCCAGGTTTAAAAGTGGTGTACCCAGCATTTCCACAAGATGCAAAAGGTTTGTTGATTGAAGCGATTAATGACCCAAATCCGGTTTTATTTTTCGAACATAAAGCTCTGTACAGATCAGTGTATCAAGATGTTTCTGAAAACTATTTTACAACAGAAATAGGAAAAGCTACACTTTTAAAAGAAGGAAATGAAGTTACAATAATTAGTTACGGAGCAGGAATTCACTGGGCTTTAGAATCTTTAGAGAAAAACGCTGCTATTTCTGCCGATTTAATCGATTTAAGAACCTTACAACCTTTAGATGCAGAAACTATTTATAAATCAGTAAAAAAGACAGGAAGGGCAATTATTGTACAAGAAGATTCGTTATTTGGTGGAATTGCAAGCGATATTTCTGCATTAATAACAGAGAATTGTTTCGAGTTTTTAGACGCACCAGTAAAAAGATTGGCAAGTATAGAAACGCCAATTCCTTTTGAACCTAATCTAGAAAAACAATATTTAGCAAAAAATAAGTTAGAAAAGTCTATTTTAGAATTGATTGCTTATTAA
- a CDS encoding Lrp/AsnC family transcriptional regulator, whose protein sequence is MKKFILDEIDHQILDILIENARTPFTDIAKQLLVSAGTIHVRVKKMEDEGIIQGSTLTLNYEKMGYSFIAHVGVFLEKTSMTQAVIENLRKIPNVTVAYVTAGKYNIFCKVRAKGTNDAKDIIYAIDEVPGVNRTETMIALEESINDKKRMMHAIFKEL, encoded by the coding sequence ATGAAAAAATTTATTTTAGATGAAATCGATCATCAAATTCTAGACATTTTAATAGAGAATGCAAGAACTCCATTTACAGACATTGCAAAGCAACTTTTAGTATCTGCTGGAACAATTCACGTTCGTGTTAAAAAAATGGAAGATGAAGGTATTATTCAAGGTTCTACACTTACATTAAATTACGAAAAAATGGGTTATTCTTTTATAGCGCATGTTGGTGTATTTTTAGAAAAAACTTCTATGACACAAGCTGTTATTGAGAATTTAAGAAAAATACCAAACGTAACTGTTGCTTATGTAACTGCTGGTAAATACAATATTTTCTGTAAAGTAAGAGCAAAAGGAACTAATGATGCAAAAGACATTATCTATGCAATTGATGAAGTTCCTGGAGTAAATAGAACAGAAACAATGATTGCTTTAGAAGAAAGTATCAACGATAAAAAGAGAATGATGCACGCAATTTTTAAAGAATTGTAG
- a CDS encoding M14 family metallopeptidase — protein sequence MKILTQEFLESIFKKQTETSLFGKWITFNDLKDLFSKYETVFQVSEIGTSEENRSIMQLKIGSGKKKILIWSQMHGNESTGTKAVFDLFNCFLNADKKEFTNILKECTLVFIPMLNPDGSQAYTRVNANNIDLNRDAVDRVAKESKLLRSVLENFNPQFCFNLHDQRTIFGVEGTKNPATISFLAPSEEETREITEGRKQTMNVIVAMNKMLQNIIPNYVGRYTDEFYPTATGDNFQKLGYNTILIESGHYPNDYNREESRKYTFYSLLQGIHHIAESTNFSDFEEYFTIPNNDKIFYDVIHRYKDSKNAKAYQYEDKIIDNQLVSNLVEIEENDLNSKIGHNEIVFDSNNY from the coding sequence ATGAAAATACTCACGCAAGAATTTTTAGAAAGCATTTTTAAGAAACAAACAGAAACTTCTCTTTTTGGAAAATGGATAACTTTTAACGACTTAAAAGATTTGTTTTCTAAATACGAAACTGTTTTTCAAGTTTCAGAAATTGGAACTTCCGAAGAAAATAGATCGATAATGCAATTAAAAATTGGTTCAGGAAAAAAGAAAATCTTGATTTGGTCTCAGATGCATGGAAATGAAAGTACAGGTACAAAAGCGGTTTTCGATTTATTTAATTGTTTTCTAAATGCTGATAAAAAGGAATTTACTAACATTTTAAAAGAATGCACATTGGTTTTTATACCAATGTTAAACCCTGATGGTTCTCAAGCATACACACGAGTGAACGCTAATAATATTGATTTAAACAGAGATGCTGTAGATAGAGTTGCCAAGGAAAGCAAACTATTAAGAAGCGTTTTAGAAAATTTTAATCCGCAATTTTGTTTCAATTTACATGATCAAAGAACAATATTTGGAGTAGAAGGGACTAAAAACCCAGCAACTATTTCTTTTTTAGCGCCTTCAGAAGAAGAAACTAGAGAAATTACTGAAGGCAGAAAGCAAACAATGAATGTAATAGTTGCTATGAATAAAATGTTACAGAACATTATTCCAAATTATGTTGGAAGATATACTGACGAATTTTACCCAACTGCAACAGGAGATAACTTTCAGAAATTGGGTTACAATACTATTTTAATAGAATCTGGCCATTATCCAAATGATTATAATAGAGAAGAATCTAGAAAATACACGTTCTATTCTTTGTTGCAAGGTATTCACCATATTGCAGAGTCAACAAATTTTAGTGATTTTGAAGAATATTTTACTATTCCTAATAATGATAAAATTTTCTACGATGTTATTCACAGATATAAAGATTCAAAAAACGCTAAAGCCTATCAATATGAAGACAAAATTATTGATAATCAGTTGGTTTCAAATTTAGTAGAAATTGAAGAAAATGACTTAAATTCCAAAATCGGACACAACGAAATCGTTTTCGATAGCAATAATTATTAG
- a CDS encoding helix-turn-helix domain-containing protein, which yields MINSDEFTNRLKKVMEYEQLSASTFADKVGVQRSSISHILSGRNKPSLDFILKVTTEFSNVDIKWLLNGTGSFPKNEETNFTSTPSLLNMNSETDGKKIQRIVVFYSDGTFDEYKK from the coding sequence ATGATAAACAGTGATGAGTTTACAAATAGATTGAAAAAAGTGATGGAATATGAGCAATTATCTGCCTCTACTTTTGCAGATAAAGTTGGTGTGCAACGTTCTAGTATTTCTCATATTTTGTCTGGAAGAAATAAACCGAGTTTAGATTTTATTTTAAAAGTAACTACAGAATTTTCAAACGTAGATATTAAATGGTTATTAAATGGAACAGGAAGTTTTCCTAAAAATGAAGAAACGAACTTTACTTCTACTCCATCATTATTAAATATGAATTCTGAAACCGATGGAAAAAAAATACAACGTATTGTTGTTTTTTACTCTGATGGAACTTTTGATGAGTATAAGAAGTAA
- a CDS encoding M1 family metallopeptidase, protein MKIQKILLFLFVMLATVSFSQNSNTYRPERDKVHDLVHTKLKVDFNFSEKQLNGEAWVTAKPHFYASNTFTLDAKSMIIHQVSINNKKLPYNYDDFQLLIELPKEYKRDEEFTIYIKYTARPEKVKQQGSLAITDAKGLYFINADGADKNKPTQIWTQGETEASSCWFPTIDSPNQKTTQEIYITVPDKFKTLSNGKLVNQTKTGTNRTDYWKLDQKHAPYLFFMGIGEYEIIKDSYKNIPIDYYVEKEYAPYAKDIFGLTPEMMGFFSTLLGVDYPWNKYSQIVGRDYVSGAMENTTAVIHGEKAYQKPGQLIDKNVQENTIAHELFHHWFGNLVTSESWSNLTLNESFANYSEYLWREHKYGKLDADMHLFEDVEAYMNGQNFDKHLVRFNYDDKEDMFDLVSYNKGGAILHMLRNYLGDKAFFEGLKTYLTEFQYKSTEAHQLRLIFEKIIGKDLNWFFNQWYFGAGHPKIEISYDYNTIQKKVTVNIIQLQAATFKFPFAIDIFEDGKRTRHTVFVDGKDASFTFPYIKQPTLIQVNADGVVLCEINENKVLSDYMFQLKNAENFAHRKEALLEVVKKQDDKDAFKAVVDAMNDPSYKIRILALENVDLINKFSKKDAIQKIMKIANSDKKTLVQAAAIETLGKLTDPVLKSVFVKELESKSYAVLGKALVAVYYVDKPLAIAKSKELPDEVRQILAAPLTRIFIEEQDESELPFIAKNVLSGMFLTGDDATKVIFQKAFKQISESNNSEAIQNLVDDMVVKGNQFKSFNFDKVVINLMRTMINDQKNKETKNRARNTEIIKEAMAKLL, encoded by the coding sequence ATGAAGATTCAAAAAATCCTACTATTTCTTTTTGTAATGCTAGCAACTGTTAGTTTTTCGCAAAACTCTAATACTTATAGACCAGAAAGAGATAAAGTTCATGATTTAGTGCACACCAAATTAAAAGTCGATTTCAATTTTAGTGAAAAACAATTAAATGGAGAAGCTTGGGTAACTGCAAAACCTCATTTTTACGCTTCAAATACTTTTACTTTAGACGCAAAAAGTATGATTATTCATCAAGTTTCTATAAATAATAAAAAATTACCATACAATTATGATGATTTTCAGTTGTTAATAGAGTTACCTAAAGAATATAAAAGAGACGAAGAATTTACTATTTACATTAAATATACTGCAAGACCAGAAAAAGTAAAACAGCAAGGAAGCTTGGCAATTACAGATGCAAAAGGTTTGTATTTTATAAATGCAGATGGTGCAGATAAAAATAAGCCAACCCAAATTTGGACACAAGGTGAAACTGAAGCAAGTAGCTGTTGGTTTCCTACAATTGATTCCCCAAACCAGAAAACTACACAAGAAATTTATATTACAGTTCCAGATAAATTTAAAACACTTTCTAACGGAAAATTGGTCAATCAAACCAAAACCGGAACAAACAGAACAGATTACTGGAAATTAGACCAAAAACACGCACCTTACCTGTTTTTTATGGGAATTGGTGAATATGAAATCATTAAAGATTCTTACAAAAATATTCCTATTGATTATTATGTAGAAAAAGAATACGCACCTTATGCAAAAGATATTTTTGGTTTAACACCAGAAATGATGGGCTTTTTCTCTACGCTTTTAGGCGTAGATTATCCTTGGAACAAATACAGCCAAATTGTTGGTAGAGATTATGTTTCTGGTGCAATGGAAAACACAACTGCTGTAATTCATGGCGAAAAAGCATATCAAAAGCCAGGACAATTAATAGATAAAAATGTGCAAGAAAACACTATTGCACATGAACTGTTTCATCATTGGTTTGGTAATTTAGTAACATCAGAAAGTTGGTCTAACTTAACTTTAAATGAATCATTTGCAAATTATAGCGAGTATTTATGGAGAGAACATAAATACGGAAAGTTAGATGCAGATATGCATTTGTTTGAAGATGTGGAGGCGTATATGAATGGTCAGAATTTTGACAAGCATTTAGTACGTTTCAATTATGATGACAAAGAAGACATGTTTGATTTGGTTAGCTACAACAAAGGTGGAGCAATTTTACACATGTTGCGAAATTATTTAGGAGATAAAGCTTTCTTTGAAGGTTTAAAGACTTATTTAACCGAGTTTCAATACAAATCTACTGAAGCACATCAATTGCGTTTAATCTTTGAGAAAATAATTGGTAAAGATTTAAATTGGTTTTTTAATCAATGGTATTTTGGAGCTGGACATCCAAAAATTGAAATTTCTTACGATTACAACACCATTCAGAAAAAAGTAACTGTAAACATTATTCAATTACAAGCAGCAACGTTTAAATTTCCTTTTGCAATTGATATTTTCGAAGATGGTAAAAGAACTCGCCACACAGTTTTTGTAGATGGTAAAGATGCATCATTTACTTTTCCTTATATAAAACAACCAACATTAATTCAGGTTAATGCAGATGGAGTAGTTTTATGTGAAATTAATGAAAATAAGGTTTTAAGCGATTATATGTTTCAATTAAAAAATGCTGAAAACTTTGCACATAGAAAAGAAGCTTTGTTAGAAGTAGTAAAAAAACAAGATGACAAAGATGCTTTTAAAGCAGTAGTAGATGCAATGAACGATCCTTCTTACAAGATTAGAATTTTGGCGTTAGAAAATGTAGATTTAATAAATAAGTTTTCTAAAAAAGATGCCATTCAGAAAATAATGAAAATTGCAAATTCAGATAAAAAAACATTAGTACAAGCTGCTGCTATAGAAACATTAGGGAAACTTACAGATCCAGTATTAAAATCTGTATTTGTTAAAGAGTTAGAAAGCAAATCGTATGCAGTTCTTGGCAAGGCATTGGTTGCTGTTTATTATGTAGACAAACCTTTGGCTATAGCTAAATCTAAAGAATTACCAGATGAAGTAAGACAAATTTTAGCAGCGCCATTAACACGTATTTTTATTGAAGAACAAGATGAAAGTGAATTGCCATTTATAGCAAAAAATGTTTTATCTGGAATGTTTTTAACAGGAGATGATGCAACAAAAGTAATTTTTCAAAAAGCATTTAAACAGATTTCTGAAAGCAATAATTCGGAAGCCATACAAAATTTAGTAGATGATATGGTTGTTAAAGGAAACCAGTTTAAAAGTTTTAATTTCGATAAAGTTGTTATCAATTTAATGAGAACTATGATAAACGATCAGAAAAATAAAGAAACTAAAAATAGAGCTAGAAACACCGAAATTATTAAAGAAGCAATGGCAAAGTTGTTGTAG
- a CDS encoding DUF4252 domain-containing protein, whose translation MKKLTTIFSLILLVAFATSCKNEKSLQSYLVDSSAKEGFMTGDLPVGSMLTAKADVSDEVKETIKSIKKINVAFLQKTADNDTAYETEKAKLKSIFADNDTYKTLMSMKMKGMNVKLYYSGDTESIDEVIAFGYGKEAGVGVARLLGENMNPAKIIEMMNSVNVDGNGSSIKQFAKMFNVK comes from the coding sequence ATGAAAAAATTAACCACAATATTCTCTCTAATCCTATTAGTTGCTTTTGCTACTTCTTGTAAAAATGAAAAATCTTTACAAAGTTATTTAGTAGACTCTAGTGCTAAAGAAGGTTTTATGACAGGAGATTTACCAGTTGGTTCTATGCTAACTGCTAAAGCAGATGTTTCTGACGAAGTAAAAGAAACCATAAAAAGCATTAAAAAAATTAATGTTGCTTTCTTACAAAAAACTGCAGATAATGATACTGCTTATGAAACTGAAAAAGCAAAATTAAAAAGCATTTTTGCAGATAATGACACTTACAAAACGTTAATGTCTATGAAAATGAAAGGAATGAATGTAAAACTTTATTATTCTGGCGATACAGAATCTATAGATGAAGTAATTGCTTTTGGTTATGGAAAAGAAGCTGGAGTAGGAGTTGCAAGGTTGTTAGGAGAAAACATGAATCCTGCAAAAATTATAGAGATGATGAACAGTGTAAACGTAGATGGAAATGGTTCTTCAATAAAACAATTTGCTAAAATGTTTAATGTAAAATAA
- a CDS encoding DUF4252 domain-containing protein: MKKIILLIALIVTPMVTSAQSFFDKLEDMDGVDVVVVTKDAFEMISKFKNVKIEDNETLKVFEMIQELKELKVFSTDDAGIANQMDVMVKTAIKTQNLTEFMRVKSDDSRVKIYMKTGKNKDYVSEVLMFVKGVNKKTKEDVDSVIISLTGNIDINKLSDLADTFSKDKKNK; encoded by the coding sequence ATGAAAAAAATAATATTATTAATAGCGTTAATAGTTACTCCAATGGTAACAAGCGCACAGTCATTTTTCGATAAATTAGAAGATATGGATGGAGTAGATGTGGTAGTAGTTACCAAAGATGCTTTTGAAATGATCTCTAAATTCAAAAATGTAAAAATAGAAGATAATGAAACACTTAAGGTTTTTGAAATGATTCAAGAATTAAAAGAACTAAAAGTATTTTCTACAGACGATGCAGGTATTGCAAACCAAATGGATGTAATGGTAAAAACAGCCATTAAAACACAAAACTTAACAGAATTTATGCGTGTAAAAAGCGATGATTCTAGAGTTAAAATTTACATGAAAACTGGTAAAAACAAAGATTATGTTAGTGAAGTTTTAATGTTTGTAAAAGGTGTAAACAAAAAAACGAAAGAGGATGTAGATTCTGTAATCATTTCTTTAACAGGAAATATAGATATCAACAAATTGTCTGATTTAGCAGATACTTTTTCGAAAGACAAGAAAAATAAGTAA
- a CDS encoding RNA polymerase sigma factor — protein sequence MNQSDFLKVVLPFKDKVFRLAKRLLVSREEAEDATQELLFKLWKSKEKIADYKNVEAFAMTMTKNYCYDRLKSKQASNLTLVHSNYKEKETALDKKIEHQDSVNQVHQLIENLPEQQKIIIQLRDIEQYDFDEICKMVDMKPTAVRVALSRARKTIREELIKKHNYGVS from the coding sequence ATGAACCAATCAGACTTTTTAAAAGTGGTTTTACCGTTTAAAGATAAGGTCTTTCGTCTAGCAAAAAGATTGTTAGTTTCTAGAGAAGAAGCTGAAGATGCTACACAAGAACTCCTTTTTAAACTGTGGAAAAGCAAAGAAAAAATTGCTGATTATAAAAATGTTGAAGCTTTTGCTATGACCATGACAAAGAATTATTGTTATGACAGACTAAAATCTAAACAAGCAAGTAACTTAACATTAGTACATAGCAATTACAAAGAGAAAGAAACAGCTCTGGATAAGAAAATAGAACATCAAGACAGTGTAAACCAAGTACACCAATTGATAGAAAACTTACCAGAACAACAAAAAATTATTATTCAATTAAGAGACATTGAACAATATGATTTTGATGAGATCTGCAAAATGGTAGATATGAAACCAACTGCAGTTAGAGTAGCCTTGTCTAGAGCAAGAAAAACAATTAGAGAAGAATTAATTAAAAAACACAACTATGGAGTTAGCTAA